In Streptomyces sp. NBC_01381, a genomic segment contains:
- a CDS encoding Lrp/AsnC family transcriptional regulator, with amino-acid sequence MRLNDLDERIVHALAEDARRSYADIGQLVGLSAPAVKRRVDRLRATGAITGFTVRVDPAALGWETEGFIEIYCRRNTSPEAIKRGLERYPEIASASTVTGDADAIVQVFAADMRHFERVLERIAGEPFVERTRSVLVLSPLMRRFSSGSPA; translated from the coding sequence GTGCGACTGAACGATCTCGACGAACGCATTGTGCACGCCCTCGCCGAGGACGCCCGCCGTTCCTACGCCGACATCGGCCAGCTGGTCGGACTCTCCGCGCCTGCCGTGAAGCGGCGCGTGGACCGGCTGCGGGCGACCGGGGCCATCACGGGGTTCACCGTGCGGGTGGACCCCGCGGCCCTGGGGTGGGAGACCGAGGGGTTCATCGAGATCTACTGTCGCCGCAATACCTCGCCGGAGGCGATCAAGCGGGGGCTTGAGCGGTATCCGGAGATTGCGTCCGCGTCCACCGTTACCGGGGACGCGGACGCGATCGTTCAGGTTTTTGCTGCGGATATGCGGCATTTTGAGCGGGTGCTGGAGCGCATTGCGGGGGAGCCGTTTGTGGAGCGGACCCGGTCTGTGCTGGTGCTTTCGCCGTTGATGCGGCGGTTTTCGTCCGGGTCGCCTGCGTAG
- a CDS encoding amino acid permease has product MLDQGAPPQNRPSPPGAAGLGSRLMRRKPVEALVAEGGQGDGGSLRRSLGMWQLTMISIGATLGTGIFVVLGESVPKAGPAITISFVIAGLTALFSALSYAELAGSIPVAGSSYSYAYATMGELIAWVCGWCLVLEYGVSVAAVAVGWGEYLNELLDGTIGVTIPDALSAAPGEVDGAIINLPGLIVVLLAMVFLLGGAKESALANTIMVIVKIAALVLFCTIGFMGFKSGNYSDFMPLGTAGVSAAAASLFFSYIGFDAASTAGEEAKNPQRDLPRAIMLSLIIVTALYVLVAAVAVGAWNWKDFEGSEATLAAIMNDVTGQSMWGTILAAGAVISIASVVLTVLYGQTRVLFAMSRDGLVPKVFGKVSKKTGTPRVNTVIVSLFCAALASVIPLGKLVDATSIGTLFAFGLVNIAVIVLRRTRPDMPRTFRVPLGWLFPVLGFGFCAYNMFSLDSITWTVFGVWMAVGLVFYFLYGMSRSRLATAEK; this is encoded by the coding sequence GTGCTCGACCAAGGCGCACCCCCGCAGAACCGCCCAAGCCCCCCGGGAGCCGCCGGGCTTGGCAGCCGTCTCATGCGGCGCAAGCCGGTGGAAGCCCTGGTCGCGGAGGGCGGCCAGGGTGATGGCGGCTCGCTGCGGCGCTCCCTCGGCATGTGGCAGCTGACCATGATCAGCATCGGTGCCACGCTCGGCACCGGCATCTTCGTCGTCCTCGGCGAGAGCGTCCCCAAGGCCGGACCCGCCATCACCATCTCCTTCGTGATCGCCGGCCTCACCGCCCTCTTCTCGGCCCTCTCGTACGCCGAGCTGGCCGGCTCCATACCGGTCGCCGGCTCCTCCTACTCGTACGCGTACGCAACGATGGGCGAACTCATCGCCTGGGTCTGCGGCTGGTGCCTGGTCCTGGAGTACGGCGTGTCCGTGGCGGCCGTGGCCGTCGGCTGGGGCGAGTACCTCAACGAGCTGCTCGACGGCACCATCGGTGTCACCATCCCCGACGCGCTCTCCGCGGCGCCCGGCGAGGTCGACGGCGCGATCATCAACCTGCCCGGCCTGATCGTCGTGCTGCTCGCCATGGTGTTCCTGCTGGGCGGCGCCAAGGAGTCGGCGCTGGCCAACACGATCATGGTCATCGTGAAGATCGCCGCGCTCGTGCTCTTCTGCACCATCGGCTTCATGGGCTTCAAGTCCGGTAACTACTCCGACTTCATGCCGCTCGGCACGGCCGGGGTCAGCGCCGCCGCCGCGAGCCTCTTCTTCTCGTACATCGGCTTCGACGCCGCATCCACCGCCGGTGAGGAGGCGAAGAACCCGCAGCGTGACCTGCCCCGCGCGATCATGCTCTCGCTGATCATCGTCACCGCGCTCTACGTCCTGGTCGCCGCCGTCGCCGTCGGCGCCTGGAACTGGAAGGACTTCGAGGGTTCCGAGGCCACGCTCGCCGCGATCATGAACGACGTCACCGGGCAGAGCATGTGGGGCACGATCCTCGCCGCCGGCGCGGTCATCTCCATCGCGTCCGTCGTCCTGACCGTCCTCTACGGCCAGACCCGCGTCCTGTTCGCCATGTCCCGCGACGGCCTGGTCCCCAAGGTGTTCGGCAAGGTCAGCAAGAAGACGGGCACGCCCCGCGTGAACACCGTCATCGTGTCGCTGTTCTGCGCCGCCCTCGCCTCGGTGATCCCGCTCGGCAAGCTCGTCGACGCCACCAGCATCGGTACGCTCTTCGCCTTCGGCCTGGTCAACATCGCCGTGATCGTGCTGCGCCGGACCCGCCCGGACATGCCGCGCACCTTCCGCGTGCCGCTGGGCTGGCTCTTCCCGGTCCTCGGCTTCGGCTTCTGCGCGTACAACATGTTCAGCCTCGACTCCATCACCTGGACGGTCTTCGGTGTCTGGATGGCCGTCGGCCTCGTGTTCTACTTCCTGTACGGCATGAGCCGCTCCCGATTGGCCACAGCAGAGAAGTGA
- a CDS encoding GDSL-type esterase/lipase family protein, producing MREFTRGAAWWSPDGRPLRADPADRERLPGDTWERAGLPAGVRLEFSARGVRAVEVAYAASPPSDTDSYRNAPPVFTLLADSGEEAGIPVPARWGSGSTEAVGIPSQQDAPAQAPGTPTPPGVSAQTAFDTPAAPGSHVARIELPYPDGDFTLHLPETLRPTLTNLRPVGGGTIEPAARRPRWLVYGDSIAEGWSASRPHLAWPALAGRALGLDTVNLGYAGAARGEIASAQQLASLQADFITVAFGTNCWARTPHSAALLHETTRAFLTLVRQGHPGVPLLVLSPVLRPDAESVPNALGATLGELRSAVERAAGDAGAALLPGGGLLESRHLVDGVHPGDAGHGLLADAVAAALRRGQPWTAS from the coding sequence ATAAGGGAGTTCACACGGGGCGCCGCATGGTGGTCACCGGACGGCCGTCCGCTGCGCGCCGACCCCGCCGACCGGGAACGGCTGCCCGGCGACACCTGGGAGCGGGCCGGCCTGCCGGCCGGAGTGCGGCTTGAGTTCAGTGCGCGCGGGGTGCGGGCGGTGGAGGTGGCGTACGCCGCCTCGCCTCCCTCGGATACGGACTCGTACCGCAACGCGCCGCCCGTCTTCACGCTGCTCGCGGACTCCGGCGAGGAGGCGGGCATCCCCGTCCCCGCGCGATGGGGCAGCGGCAGCACGGAAGCCGTCGGCATACCTTCACAGCAGGACGCACCCGCGCAAGCCCCAGGCACGCCCACGCCGCCGGGCGTCAGCGCACAGACCGCCTTCGACACCCCCGCGGCACCGGGCTCGCACGTGGCGCGGATTGAACTCCCTTACCCGGATGGGGACTTCACCCTCCATCTGCCGGAGACGCTGCGCCCCACCCTCACCAACCTGCGCCCCGTCGGCGGTGGCACGATCGAGCCCGCCGCACGGCGACCGCGCTGGCTCGTCTACGGCGACTCCATCGCGGAGGGCTGGTCGGCGTCGCGCCCCCATCTGGCATGGCCCGCGCTCGCCGGACGGGCGCTCGGCCTGGACACGGTGAACCTCGGGTACGCGGGAGCGGCGCGCGGCGAAATCGCGAGCGCGCAGCAACTCGCCTCCCTGCAGGCCGACTTCATCACCGTCGCGTTCGGCACGAACTGCTGGGCCCGTACGCCGCATTCGGCGGCGCTGCTCCACGAGACGACACGGGCGTTCCTGACCCTGGTGCGCCAGGGGCACCCGGGGGTTCCCCTCCTCGTCCTCTCCCCCGTGCTGCGCCCGGACGCCGAGTCGGTGCCGAACGCCCTGGGCGCCACGCTCGGCGAGCTGCGCTCCGCGGTGGAACGGGCGGCCGGGGACGCGGGGGCCGCACTGCTCCCCGGCGGCGGTCTCCTGGAATCCCGGCATCTGGTGGACGGCGTACATCCGGGGGACGCGGGCCACGGCCTGCTCGCGGACGCGGTGGCGGCGGCCCTGCGCCGCGGTCAGCCCTGGACCGCGTCGTAG
- a CDS encoding SDR family NAD(P)-dependent oxidoreductase — protein MTAPDTSPVPDYASLHRLDGRVFVLLGAGNGIGRQTAHALTAAGARLLCVDVDKDRAEAVAAETDSAAYVADVTHREEVRDLFAYAQRELGPVGGVIDIVGMARYTPLAELDDESWDWHFSMVLRHAWLAVQYGGEALAEAGGGPLVFVASVSGLTGAPLHAAYGAAKAGLVSLVRSAAVEYGPCGVRVNAVAPGVVWTPRVAALIGEEGREHNARNAPLNRVAETSDIASALLFFASPLSSYVTGQTLVVDGGVGVKFPYPTIGGAR, from the coding sequence ATGACGGCGCCCGACACCTCCCCCGTCCCCGACTACGCCTCCCTGCACCGCCTGGACGGCCGCGTCTTCGTCCTGCTCGGCGCGGGCAACGGCATCGGCCGCCAGACCGCGCACGCCCTCACGGCGGCGGGGGCACGGCTGCTCTGCGTGGACGTCGACAAGGACCGAGCGGAGGCGGTCGCCGCCGAGACGGACTCCGCCGCGTACGTCGCGGACGTGACGCACCGCGAGGAGGTGAGGGACCTTTTCGCGTACGCCCAAAGGGAGTTGGGCCCGGTCGGCGGCGTCATCGACATCGTCGGCATGGCCCGCTACACACCCCTGGCGGAGCTGGACGACGAGTCCTGGGACTGGCACTTCTCGATGGTCCTGCGGCACGCCTGGCTGGCCGTCCAGTACGGCGGCGAGGCGCTCGCCGAAGCGGGCGGCGGCCCGCTGGTCTTCGTGGCATCGGTGTCGGGCCTCACGGGGGCGCCCCTGCACGCGGCGTACGGCGCGGCCAAGGCGGGCCTTGTCTCGCTGGTCCGCTCGGCGGCGGTGGAGTACGGCCCGTGCGGGGTGCGGGTCAACGCGGTGGCGCCCGGCGTCGTGTGGACCCCACGGGTGGCGGCCCTGATCGGCGAAGAGGGCCGCGAGCACAACGCCCGCAACGCGCCGCTGAACCGCGTCGCCGAAACCTCGGACATCGCGTCCGCCCTGCTCTTCTTCGCCTCGCCGCTCTCGTCGTACGTCACCGGGCAGACGCTCGTCGTGGACGGCGGGGTCGGCGTGAAGTTCCCCTACCCGACGATCGGGGGCGCGCGGTGA
- a CDS encoding Repetin, with product MTLTRTRVAAALGVLVVLATGVAVPAVASDAQHREAAALTGTAMIDRPKGDEITFTFDARLDAKDKNDPGKAHGTIKFSHYMENPKWGGSAEARVDCLLTGGKVATVSAVVTKADGVLKESVGKRVGLTVHDKGKQDGFGYSWAMVGIPNDLPDDMPKCVSAAPFEKTRPGSGSFKVLP from the coding sequence ATGACCTTGACCCGTACCCGTGTCGCCGCAGCCTTGGGAGTCCTGGTCGTGCTCGCCACCGGCGTTGCGGTACCGGCCGTCGCGTCGGACGCGCAGCACCGAGAGGCGGCCGCACTGACCGGCACCGCGATGATCGACCGCCCGAAGGGCGACGAGATCACGTTCACCTTCGACGCCCGTCTGGACGCGAAGGACAAGAACGATCCGGGCAAGGCCCACGGCACGATCAAGTTCAGCCACTACATGGAGAACCCCAAGTGGGGCGGCTCGGCCGAGGCACGGGTGGACTGCCTGCTGACCGGCGGAAAGGTCGCCACGGTTTCGGCGGTGGTCACCAAGGCGGACGGCGTCTTGAAGGAGTCCGTCGGCAAGCGGGTCGGCCTGACGGTCCACGACAAGGGCAAGCAGGACGGCTTCGGCTACAGCTGGGCGATGGTCGGCATCCCGAACGACCTGCCGGACGACATGCCCAAGTGCGTGAGCGCGGCCCCGTTCGAGAAGACGAGGCCGGGAAGCGGCAGTTTCAAGGTGCTTCCGTAG
- a CDS encoding LLM class flavin-dependent oxidoreductase has translation MDLDVLYEIDVPKPWNGPHPHGQRTAEQRAYREAVEQIRLADRVGFRTVWAVEHHFREGRSHCPAPEVLLGHLAALTERIRLGFGVTLTPFGFTPPQRIAEKVAAVDVLSDGRVEWGTGRSTPMEQTAFGVDREQSRSDWREAIEIVTGMWREEYFAYESERFTFPRRMVTPKPVQDPHPPCWMAATSPGSAEVAGAAGLGLLSFSIMQPLEAMARQVRAYREAARTPAPITDVTTNRVSAYTLVHATDRPSQRVWDSVAWWYRNLAQFTLDWELPHLNTEERERTFPLLTPIIEGSVPVQEFNDGDMILIGDAETIVRKAKHYADLGIDQLICYVQWGYLEHQEILRTIEILGKEVIPELASYRPRKAAR, from the coding sequence ATGGACCTCGATGTGCTGTACGAGATCGACGTACCGAAGCCCTGGAACGGACCCCATCCGCACGGCCAGCGCACCGCCGAACAGCGCGCCTACCGCGAGGCCGTGGAGCAGATCCGGCTCGCGGACCGGGTGGGCTTCCGCACGGTGTGGGCCGTCGAGCACCACTTCCGCGAGGGCCGCTCGCACTGCCCCGCGCCGGAGGTCCTGCTCGGCCACCTCGCGGCACTGACCGAACGCATCCGCCTCGGTTTCGGCGTGACGCTCACCCCCTTCGGCTTCACTCCGCCGCAGCGGATCGCGGAGAAGGTCGCGGCGGTGGACGTGCTCTCGGACGGCCGTGTGGAGTGGGGCACCGGCCGCTCAACTCCCATGGAGCAGACGGCTTTCGGCGTCGACAGGGAGCAGTCGCGCTCCGACTGGCGCGAGGCGATCGAGATCGTGACGGGCATGTGGCGCGAGGAGTACTTCGCGTACGAGTCGGAGCGCTTCACCTTCCCCCGCCGGATGGTGACCCCGAAGCCGGTCCAGGACCCGCACCCACCGTGCTGGATGGCGGCCACGTCCCCCGGCTCGGCGGAGGTGGCGGGCGCCGCGGGCCTCGGCCTTCTCTCCTTCTCGATCATGCAGCCGCTCGAAGCAATGGCCCGGCAGGTGAGGGCCTACCGCGAGGCGGCGCGCACGCCGGCACCGATCACGGACGTCACGACGAACCGCGTCAGCGCGTACACCCTCGTGCACGCGACGGACCGTCCCTCGCAGCGGGTCTGGGACTCGGTCGCCTGGTGGTACCGCAATCTCGCCCAGTTCACGCTCGACTGGGAACTGCCGCACTTGAACACGGAGGAGCGCGAGCGGACCTTCCCGCTCCTCACCCCGATCATCGAAGGCAGCGTCCCCGTCCAGGAGTTCAACGACGGCGACATGATCCTCATCGGCGACGCGGAAACCATCGTCCGCAAGGCCAAGCACTACGCCGACCTCGGCATCGACCAGCTCATCTGTTACGTCCAGTGGGGCTATCTGGAGCATCAGGAGATCCTGCGCACGATCGAGATCCTGGGCAAGGAAGTCATCCCGGAACTGGCGTCGTACCGACCCCGCAAGGCGGCCCGATGA
- a CDS encoding Repetin has translation MSRTTAPSTRNYPRVIAVGAALLMTAGAAGVAVASGDDSARSASHAEAQAEPQAKPREAAALTGSAKMYRKTTEDVTFTFDAHLAAKDNRDPSKATGTFRFVHLEKPGGKGGWAKGRIDCLMTGGKVATATGIITDSNLKDIKGGRVGFTVHDQGKKDRVGYSWAAVGRPDGTKKLTKCTSSAPHEKVRQGTGDFQVVPWKVPYPTN, from the coding sequence ATGAGCCGCACGACCGCGCCAAGCACCCGCAATTACCCCCGCGTCATCGCCGTGGGCGCCGCGCTCCTCATGACGGCGGGCGCGGCGGGTGTGGCCGTCGCTTCCGGCGACGACTCGGCGCGCTCCGCGTCACATGCCGAGGCGCAGGCCGAGCCCCAGGCCAAGCCCCGTGAGGCCGCCGCGCTCACCGGCTCGGCGAAGATGTACCGCAAGACCACCGAGGACGTGACGTTCACCTTTGACGCGCATCTGGCGGCGAAGGACAACCGCGACCCGTCGAAGGCCACCGGCACCTTCCGCTTCGTCCACCTGGAGAAGCCGGGCGGCAAGGGCGGCTGGGCGAAGGGCCGCATCGACTGCCTGATGACGGGCGGCAAGGTGGCCACGGCGACCGGCATCATCACCGACTCCAACCTCAAGGACATCAAGGGCGGCCGCGTCGGCTTCACCGTCCACGACCAGGGCAAGAAGGACCGCGTCGGCTACAGCTGGGCGGCCGTGGGACGCCCCGACGGCACCAAGAAGCTGACCAAGTGCACCAGCTCCGCGCCGCACGAGAAGGTCAGGCAGGGCACCGGCGACTTCCAGGTCGTGCCGTGGAAGGTGCCGTACCCGACGAACTGA